One stretch of Candidatus Bathyarchaeia archaeon DNA includes these proteins:
- a CDS encoding 6-bladed beta-propeller, producing MKKPNGNSRYASFRHIKLLSLLCAVCVLAVSLPLAHANYNYVTQVGSEGTADGLFTFPHGIAVNASGYVYVVDSSNQRVEVFDSAGNFQFKFSGVFSSPRGIALDSEGNVYVSDSGNDKIHVFSCTGHYKYAIGSVGSANGQFNNPYDVAVNGSGYIFVADTYNHRIQVFDSTGHFVFKIGSNGVGNGQFNYPFGIAVDNSGKIYVGDTYNHRVQVFDASGNFLFKFGSIGFGNNQFDHPRGIAVDAAGKIYVTDENNFRIQVFDSTGTYLDTIGGMSTGIFRYPWYVAVDGLGNVYVSDTWHHCVKIFHDSLFVLPETPFGTTIVAVFVAAAAFAVIKQHKAKRP from the coding sequence TTGAAAAAACCTAACGGCAACAGTCGTTATGCAAGTTTTAGGCACATTAAACTATTGAGTCTACTGTGCGCAGTTTGCGTTTTGGCAGTTTCGTTACCTTTAGCACATGCAAACTATAACTACGTAACCCAAGTCGGCAGCGAAGGCACCGCCGATGGACTGTTCACGTTCCCACACGGAATAGCCGTCAACGCAAGCGGATACGTATACGTCGTCGATTCAAGCAACCAACGAGTTGAAGTCTTTGACAGCGCAGGGAACTTCCAATTCAAGTTCAGTGGGGTTTTCTCATCACCCAGAGGCATAGCCTTGGACAGTGAGGGAAACGTCTACGTGTCAGATTCGGGCAATGACAAGATTCACGTTTTTAGCTGCACAGGCCACTATAAGTACGCAATAGGCAGCGTAGGTTCTGCTAATGGCCAATTCAATAACCCCTATGACGTAGCGGTAAACGGCAGCGGCTACATCTTCGTCGCAGACACATACAACCATCGTATCCAAGTCTTTGACAGCACAGGTCATTTCGTATTCAAAATTGGCTCCAACGGCGTGGGCAATGGCCAATTCAATTACCCCTTTGGTATAGCGGTTGATAATTCTGGAAAAATCTACGTAGGCGACACATACAACCACCGCGTTCAAGTCTTTGATGCCTCAGGCAATTTCCTGTTCAAATTCGGCAGCATAGGCTTTGGAAATAACCAATTTGACCACCCCCGAGGAATAGCTGTTGATGCTGCTGGAAAAATCTACGTCACTGACGAAAATAACTTCCGAATTCAGGTCTTCGATAGCACAGGCACTTATTTGGACACGATTGGCGGCATGAGCACCGGCATATTCAGGTATCCTTGGTATGTAGCTGTTGACGGGTTAGGCAACGTTTACGTTTCAGACACATGGCACCACTGCGTAAAAATCTTCCACGACAGCCTATTTGTCCTACCAGAAACACCCTTCGGCACTACCATAGTAGCAGTATTTGTCGCTGCAGCCGCATTCGCCGTAATCAAACAACATAAAGCAAAACGACCTTAA